A stretch of the Paucidesulfovibrio longus DSM 6739 genome encodes the following:
- a CDS encoding L-lactate permease — MSIEVLALVAVIPIVLALVLMVGLRWPATKAMPVAWLACALGAILAWQLPVGYVAALTIQGFITAIGILIIVFGAILILYTLQHSGGMETIQHGMQNISRDRRVQAIIIGYLFAAFIEGAAGFGTPAALAAPLLLSLGFPPLAAAVICLVFNSFPVTFGAVGTPVVLGLKFLKGLVEAAVGANIPGLNFANMDQFNMVIGQWATLMHVGMIFILPVFMLGFITRYFGPKRSWVDGFKAWKFCLFAAVAFTIPYMAFAWLVGPEFPSLIGGLVGLGVVVAGAKAGFCVPKESWDFGPSANWDPEWTGEIKGSDTCEFKCHMSQFRAWLPYVLIGLILVITRIPELGLKGFLAAQKLSFDGILGYESVGASIAYLYLPGTIPFVLVALLTVLLHGMKGSEVKTAWTQSIAKMKNPTIALFAAVALVSIFRGSGIADAALNPNGYPSMPLAMAQAVAGLVGSAWPMFASYVGGLGAFITGSNTVSDLLFAEFQWGMASTLNLPHQIIVAAQAVGGAMGNMICIHNIVAVCAVVGLSGKEGTILRRTVWPFLLYGVVVGIVATLLSYVFVPHLF, encoded by the coding sequence ATGTCTATCGAAGTTCTGGCTCTGGTCGCAGTAATTCCCATTGTCCTCGCCTTGGTGCTCATGGTCGGCCTGCGCTGGCCCGCCACCAAAGCCATGCCCGTGGCCTGGCTCGCCTGTGCGCTCGGCGCCATCCTGGCCTGGCAGCTTCCCGTCGGCTACGTCGCCGCCCTGACCATTCAGGGATTCATCACCGCCATCGGCATCCTGATCATCGTCTTCGGCGCCATCCTGATTCTCTATACGCTGCAACACAGCGGCGGCATGGAGACCATTCAGCACGGCATGCAGAACATCTCGCGCGACCGCCGCGTGCAGGCCATCATCATCGGCTACCTGTTCGCGGCCTTCATCGAAGGCGCCGCGGGCTTCGGCACCCCTGCCGCTCTGGCCGCTCCGCTGCTGCTCAGCCTGGGCTTCCCGCCCCTGGCCGCCGCGGTCATCTGCCTGGTGTTCAACTCCTTCCCCGTCACCTTCGGCGCGGTCGGCACCCCGGTCGTGCTCGGCCTGAAGTTTCTCAAGGGCCTTGTGGAAGCCGCTGTCGGCGCGAACATCCCCGGCCTGAACTTCGCCAACATGGACCAGTTCAACATGGTCATCGGCCAGTGGGCCACCCTGATGCACGTGGGCATGATCTTCATCCTCCCCGTGTTCATGCTCGGCTTCATCACCCGTTACTTCGGTCCCAAGCGTTCCTGGGTGGACGGCTTCAAGGCCTGGAAGTTCTGCCTCTTCGCCGCCGTCGCCTTCACCATCCCCTACATGGCCTTCGCCTGGCTGGTCGGCCCGGAATTCCCGTCCCTGATCGGCGGTCTCGTCGGCCTGGGCGTGGTCGTTGCCGGCGCCAAGGCCGGTTTCTGCGTGCCCAAGGAATCCTGGGACTTCGGCCCCAGCGCCAACTGGGATCCGGAATGGACCGGCGAAATCAAGGGCTCCGACACCTGCGAATTCAAGTGCCACATGAGCCAGTTCCGCGCCTGGCTGCCGTACGTGCTCATCGGCCTGATCCTGGTCATCACCCGCATCCCCGAACTGGGCCTCAAGGGCTTCCTCGCCGCCCAGAAGCTGTCCTTTGACGGCATCCTCGGCTACGAGAGCGTCGGCGCTTCCATCGCCTACCTCTACCTGCCCGGCACCATTCCCTTCGTGCTGGTCGCCCTGCTGACCGTGCTGCTGCACGGCATGAAGGGTTCCGAGGTCAAGACCGCCTGGACCCAGTCCATCGCCAAGATGAAGAACCCGACCATCGCCCTGTTCGCGGCCGTGGCCCTGGTTTCCATCTTCCGCGGTTCCGGCATCGCCGACGCCGCCCTGAACCCCAACGGCTACCCCTCCATGCCTCTGGCCATGGCCCAGGCGGTCGCCGGACTCGTGGGCAGCGCCTGGCCCATGTTCGCCTCCTACGTGGGCGGCCTCGGCGCCTTCATCACCGGCTCGAACACCGTGTCCGACCTGCTCTTCGCCGAGTTCCAGTGGGGCATGGCTTCGACCCTGAACCTGCCGCACCAGATCATCGTGGCCGCGCAGGCCGTCGGCGGCGCCATGGGCAACATGATCTGCATCCACAACATCGTGGCGGTCTGCGCCGTGGTCGGCCTCTCCGGCAAGGAAGGCACCATCCTGCGCCGCACCGTGTGGCCCTTCCTGCTCTACGGCGTGGTGGTCGGCATCGTCGCCACCCTGCTCAGCTACGTTTTCGTCCCGCACCTGTTCTAA
- a CDS encoding FAD-binding oxidoreductase — protein sequence MSANAALIKEFETLLGKENVLTSETDLHSYSYDAAVLDSKTPALVLRPTNSEALGKAVALCNENELKITVRGAGTNLSGGTIPHPGGVVILTNALNKILEINEQDLYARVQPGVVTAQFAAEVASRGLFYPPDPGSQAVSTLGGNVAENAGGLRGLKYGVTKDYVMGVDFFDVDGQLVKSGSRTVKCVTGYNLTGLMVASEGTLGVFESITLKLIPPVPAAKSMMAVFPSMNAAADTVAAIIAAKIVPATLELMDNFTIRTVENFRKAGLPVDAEALLLIEVDGHPAQVAEEAEKVEAICKANKATSVTVAQDAAQRDKVWQARRDALPALAKLRPTCVLEDATVPRSKIPAMIDALGAISKKYDLTIGTFGHAGDGNLHPTILTDKRDTHEWERVEKAIDEIFEKALGLGGTLSGEHGIGMAKSKYLAKETSKATLEYSRKMKSVLDPKGILNPGKIIGW from the coding sequence ATGTCCGCCAATGCTGCACTGATCAAGGAATTCGAGACTCTTCTCGGCAAGGAGAACGTGCTCACTTCCGAGACTGATCTCCACTCCTATTCCTACGACGCCGCCGTGCTCGACTCCAAAACCCCGGCCCTGGTCCTGCGCCCGACCAACAGCGAAGCGCTGGGCAAAGCCGTGGCCCTCTGCAACGAGAATGAACTCAAGATCACGGTCCGCGGTGCCGGAACCAACCTTTCCGGCGGCACCATTCCCCATCCGGGAGGCGTGGTCATCCTGACCAACGCCCTGAACAAGATCCTCGAAATCAACGAACAGGATCTCTACGCCCGCGTCCAGCCCGGCGTGGTCACGGCCCAGTTCGCGGCCGAGGTCGCCTCCCGCGGCCTGTTCTACCCGCCGGATCCGGGCTCTCAGGCCGTCTCCACCCTCGGCGGCAACGTGGCCGAGAACGCCGGCGGCCTGCGCGGCCTCAAGTACGGCGTGACCAAGGACTACGTCATGGGCGTGGACTTCTTCGACGTGGACGGACAGCTGGTCAAATCCGGCTCCCGCACCGTCAAATGCGTCACCGGCTACAACCTCACCGGCCTGATGGTCGCCTCCGAGGGTACCCTGGGCGTGTTCGAATCCATCACCCTCAAGCTGATTCCGCCCGTTCCCGCCGCCAAGTCCATGATGGCCGTGTTCCCGTCCATGAACGCCGCCGCCGACACCGTGGCCGCCATCATCGCCGCCAAGATCGTGCCCGCCACCCTGGAGCTGATGGACAACTTCACCATCCGCACCGTGGAGAACTTCCGCAAGGCCGGCCTGCCCGTGGACGCCGAGGCCCTGCTGCTCATCGAGGTGGACGGCCACCCGGCCCAGGTCGCCGAGGAAGCCGAAAAGGTCGAGGCCATCTGCAAGGCCAACAAGGCCACCTCCGTGACCGTGGCCCAGGACGCGGCCCAGCGCGACAAGGTCTGGCAGGCCCGCCGCGACGCGCTGCCCGCCCTGGCCAAGCTGCGCCCCACCTGCGTGCTCGAGGACGCCACCGTGCCCCGCTCCAAGATCCCGGCCATGATCGACGCCCTCGGCGCCATCAGCAAGAAGTACGACCTGACCATCGGCACCTTCGGCCACGCGGGCGACGGCAACCTGCACCCGACCATCCTCACGGACAAGCGCGATACCCACGAGTGGGAGCGCGTTGAAAAAGCCATCGACGAGATCTTCGAGAAGGCCCTCGGCCTCGGCGGCACGCTTTCCGGCGAGCACGGCATCGGCATGGCCAAGTCCAAGTACCTTGCGAAGGAGACCTCCAAGGCCACCCTCGAATACTCCCGCAAGATGAAGTCCGTCCTCGACCCCAAGGGCATCCTCAATCCCGGCAAGATCATCGGCTGGTAA
- a CDS encoding (Fe-S)-binding protein yields the protein MAEIKKLVTMLKELDDQLVNCMKCGMCQAVCPIFKRTGREADVTRGKLALVEGLAGEILKDADGVNEALNRCLLCGTCQANCPSGVQVVDIFLKARAIMTGYFGLSPAKKLIFRRLLAHPGLFNLLTGMASKFQGMFIKPADQIIGSSCARFNAPVVGDRHFKGLAQKPLRKIVSSLDEPAGKSGLRVAFFPGCVVDKMYPDVGTASLKALRHHGVGVFLPSGQACCGIPALSSGDRATFESLVRQNLAKFRAGQFDYLLTPCATCTSTIKELWPTMYKGADADVQALKELAEKTMDISQFLVDVIGVDVQAASSKAPKVTYHDPCHLKNSLGVTAQPRKVLKANPAYQFVEMAEAGVCCGCGGSFNINHYEMSKAIGTRKAENVIASGADVAATSCPACMMQLTDMLSRQGKGVRVKHVIECYAEMISSAD from the coding sequence ATGGCTGAAATCAAGAAACTCGTGACCATGCTCAAGGAGCTGGACGACCAGCTCGTGAACTGCATGAAGTGCGGCATGTGTCAGGCCGTCTGCCCGATCTTCAAGCGCACCGGCCGTGAGGCCGACGTGACGCGCGGCAAGCTCGCCCTCGTCGAGGGGCTTGCCGGGGAGATCCTCAAGGACGCCGACGGCGTCAATGAAGCCCTCAACCGCTGCCTGCTCTGCGGAACCTGCCAGGCCAACTGCCCCAGCGGCGTCCAGGTCGTGGACATCTTCCTCAAGGCCCGCGCGATCATGACCGGCTACTTCGGCCTTTCCCCGGCCAAGAAGCTGATCTTCCGCCGCCTTTTGGCCCATCCCGGCCTGTTCAACCTGCTCACCGGCATGGCCAGCAAGTTCCAGGGCATGTTCATCAAGCCCGCGGACCAGATCATCGGCTCGTCCTGCGCGCGCTTCAACGCGCCCGTGGTCGGCGACCGCCACTTCAAGGGACTGGCCCAAAAGCCGCTGCGCAAGATCGTGTCCTCCCTGGACGAGCCCGCTGGCAAAAGCGGTCTGCGCGTGGCCTTCTTCCCCGGCTGCGTCGTGGACAAGATGTACCCCGACGTGGGCACCGCTTCGCTCAAGGCCTTGCGCCACCACGGCGTGGGCGTGTTCCTGCCTTCCGGGCAGGCCTGCTGCGGCATCCCGGCCCTCTCCAGCGGCGACCGCGCCACCTTCGAGAGCCTGGTCCGCCAGAACCTCGCCAAGTTCCGCGCGGGCCAGTTCGACTACCTGCTGACCCCCTGCGCCACCTGCACCTCGACCATCAAGGAACTCTGGCCGACGATGTACAAGGGCGCGGATGCGGACGTGCAGGCGCTCAAGGAGCTGGCCGAAAAGACCATGGACATCAGCCAGTTCCTGGTCGACGTGATCGGCGTCGATGTGCAGGCCGCCTCGTCCAAGGCTCCGAAGGTCACCTACCACGACCCCTGCCACCTCAAGAACTCCCTCGGCGTCACGGCCCAGCCCCGCAAGGTGCTCAAGGCCAACCCCGCCTACCAGTTCGTGGAGATGGCCGAGGCCGGGGTCTGCTGCGGCTGCGGCGGCAGCTTCAACATCAATCATTATGAAATGTCCAAGGCAATCGGCACCCGCAAGGCCGAGAACGTGATCGCCTCCGGAGCCGACGTGGCCGCAACGTCCTGCCCCGCCTGCATGATGCAGCTGACGGACATGCTTTCCCGTCAGGGCAAGGGCGTGCGCGTCAAGCACGTCATCGAATGCTATGCGGAGATGATCAGTTCGGCCGATTAA
- the pta gene encoding phosphate acetyltransferase has protein sequence MSKNLYVTATGPRSGKSAIALGLMQLLSGHLRKVAIFRPIIQATQGKDHDISLILSRFNINQDYERAYGFTLSEARERIGAGQYAQLLEDILEKYKELEAQYDFVLCEGTDFQGQDPAFEFDLNADIAANLGAPAVLVCNGNGGQSTTDITRSAQLNVEALEEKGVDVTACIVNKVKATTDVQEIIKNIRCVARCDEPLLVYAIPEVDALGKPTVGDVGKWLNAKPLFGEDGLDNLAQSYIIAAMHISHFLEYLEPGGLIITPGDRSDIILSSLASRLSSNYPDISGIVLTGGLEPSESVKKLIMGWTGVPVPVLSVGDSTFPTTQRLSELYGRIDPEDDKRIATALGVFEQHVELDELRNRLVSRRSSRVTPKMFEYGLVEKARAHKQRIVLPEGSGERILRAADILLRRGVADITLLGRPDEIRSKASRMSLDISGAEVILPEQAEMFEHYAQTYYELRKHKGLREVDARDRMLDPTYFATMMVHKGQADGMVSGSVTTTAATIRPAFEFVKTKPGASIVSSVFFMCLKDKVLVYGDCAVNPNPDARQLAEIAVNSAETARIFGVEPRVAMLSYSTGSSGKGADVEKVIEATALAKELAPHLLIEGPLQYDAAIDEEVAKTKLPFSEVAGKATVFIFPDLNTGNNTYKAVQRASGAVAIGPVLQGLNKPVNDLSRGCTVPDIVNTVAITAIQAQAEKGLL, from the coding sequence ATGTCCAAGAACCTGTATGTCACCGCCACCGGGCCGCGAAGCGGCAAGTCCGCCATTGCGCTCGGCCTGATGCAACTGCTGTCCGGCCATCTGCGCAAGGTCGCCATCTTCCGGCCCATCATTCAGGCCACTCAGGGCAAGGATCACGACATCAGCCTGATCCTCTCCCGCTTCAACATCAATCAGGACTACGAACGCGCCTACGGCTTCACCCTGAGCGAGGCGCGGGAGAGGATCGGGGCCGGGCAGTATGCCCAGCTCCTGGAAGACATCCTGGAGAAATACAAGGAACTCGAAGCGCAGTACGACTTCGTGCTCTGCGAAGGCACCGACTTCCAGGGCCAGGATCCGGCCTTCGAGTTCGATCTCAACGCGGACATCGCCGCCAACCTCGGCGCGCCCGCGGTCCTGGTCTGCAACGGCAACGGGGGCCAGTCCACCACGGACATCACCCGCTCCGCCCAGCTCAACGTCGAAGCCCTGGAAGAGAAGGGCGTGGACGTGACCGCCTGCATCGTGAACAAGGTCAAGGCGACCACGGACGTGCAGGAGATCATCAAGAACATCCGCTGCGTGGCCCGCTGCGACGAGCCTCTGCTCGTCTACGCGATTCCCGAGGTGGACGCCCTGGGCAAGCCCACCGTGGGCGACGTGGGCAAGTGGCTGAACGCGAAACCGCTCTTCGGCGAGGACGGCCTGGACAACCTGGCCCAGTCCTACATCATCGCGGCCATGCACATCAGCCACTTCCTGGAATACCTGGAGCCGGGCGGACTGATCATCACCCCCGGCGACCGTTCGGACATCATCCTCTCCAGCCTGGCTTCCCGGCTTTCCTCCAACTACCCGGACATCTCCGGCATCGTGCTCACAGGCGGTCTGGAGCCCTCGGAGAGCGTGAAGAAACTGATCATGGGATGGACCGGCGTTCCCGTGCCCGTCCTTTCCGTGGGCGACTCCACCTTCCCCACCACCCAGCGGCTCAGCGAGCTGTACGGGCGCATCGACCCCGAGGATGACAAGCGCATCGCCACGGCCCTCGGCGTGTTCGAGCAGCACGTCGAGCTGGACGAGCTGCGCAACCGGCTGGTCAGCCGCCGTTCGAGCAGGGTCACCCCCAAGATGTTCGAATACGGACTGGTGGAGAAGGCCCGCGCCCACAAGCAGCGCATCGTGCTGCCCGAAGGTTCGGGAGAGCGCATCCTGCGGGCTGCGGACATCCTGCTGCGGCGCGGCGTGGCCGACATCACCCTGCTCGGCCGGCCGGACGAGATCCGCAGCAAGGCGTCCCGCATGAGCCTGGACATCTCCGGGGCGGAGGTCATCCTCCCGGAACAGGCCGAGATGTTCGAACACTACGCGCAAACCTACTACGAACTGCGCAAGCACAAGGGCCTGCGCGAGGTGGACGCCCGCGACCGGATGCTCGATCCGACCTACTTCGCCACCATGATGGTGCACAAGGGGCAGGCCGACGGCATGGTTTCCGGTTCCGTGACCACCACGGCCGCCACGATCCGGCCCGCCTTCGAGTTCGTGAAGACCAAGCCCGGAGCGTCCATCGTCTCCAGCGTGTTCTTCATGTGCCTGAAGGACAAGGTGCTCGTGTACGGCGACTGCGCCGTGAACCCGAACCCGGACGCCCGCCAGCTTGCCGAAATTGCCGTCAACTCCGCGGAAACCGCGCGCATCTTCGGCGTGGAACCCCGCGTGGCCATGCTTTCCTACTCCACGGGCTCGTCCGGCAAGGGCGCGGACGTGGAAAAGGTCATCGAAGCCACGGCCCTGGCCAAGGAGCTTGCTCCGCACCTGCTCATCGAAGGCCCGCTGCAATACGACGCGGCCATCGACGAGGAAGTGGCCAAGACCAAGCTGCCCTTCAGCGAAGTGGCGGGCAAGGCCACCGTGTTCATCTTCCCGGACCTGAACACCGGCAACAACACCTATAAGGCCGTGCAGCGCGCCTCCGGCGCCGTGGCCATCGGCCCCGTTCTCCAGGGCCTGAACAAGCCCGTGAACGACCTTTCGCGCGGCTGCACCGTGCCCGACATCGTCAACACCGTGGCCATCACCGCCATCCAGGCGCAGGCCGAAAAAGGACTTCTGTAG
- a CDS encoding acetate kinase, giving the protein MKILVINAGSSSIKYQMLDMTDEAVLASGLVERIGEPTGKLVYKAFPDSDQESKTVLEQPIPDHETGMKLVIELLTDADKGVIKDISEITAVGHRIVHGGDKFHAPSLVDDVVEQAIEDTAPMAPLHNMAHLAGIRTAKALFPGVPQVVVFDTAFHQTMPPEAYMYALPYEMYEKQRVRRYGFHGTSHKYVSGEAARLMGKAPEECNVITLHLGNGCSMSAVKGGECVDTSMGLTPLAGLIMGTRCGDVDPAVYAFLERSQGLTLSEIDSIMNKRSGLLGICGMNDMRDIHAAIEKGDEKAALALNMVTYRNRQYIGSYMASLGGKVDAIVFTAGIGENDDIVRAKTVEGLEAMGIKLDPAKNAGRATEPKAVHAADSRVQIWVIPTNEELEIARQTRDLVAGA; this is encoded by the coding sequence ATGAAGATACTCGTGATCAACGCCGGAAGCTCGTCCATCAAGTACCAGATGCTGGACATGACCGACGAGGCGGTTCTCGCCTCCGGGCTCGTGGAACGCATCGGCGAGCCCACGGGCAAGCTCGTGTACAAGGCCTTCCCGGACTCGGACCAGGAGAGCAAGACCGTTCTGGAACAGCCCATCCCCGACCATGAGACGGGAATGAAGCTGGTCATCGAACTGCTCACCGACGCCGACAAGGGAGTGATCAAGGACATCTCCGAGATCACGGCCGTGGGCCACCGCATCGTGCACGGCGGAGACAAGTTCCACGCGCCCTCCCTGGTGGACGACGTGGTGGAACAGGCCATCGAGGACACCGCGCCCATGGCCCCGCTGCACAACATGGCCCACCTCGCAGGCATCCGCACGGCCAAGGCGCTCTTCCCCGGCGTGCCCCAGGTGGTCGTCTTCGACACGGCCTTCCACCAGACCATGCCGCCTGAAGCGTACATGTACGCCCTGCCCTACGAAATGTACGAAAAGCAGCGCGTGCGCCGCTACGGGTTCCACGGAACCTCCCACAAGTACGTTTCCGGCGAGGCGGCCAGGCTCATGGGCAAGGCCCCGGAAGAGTGCAACGTGATCACGCTGCACCTCGGCAACGGCTGCTCCATGAGCGCCGTCAAGGGCGGCGAGTGCGTGGACACCTCCATGGGCCTGACTCCGCTGGCCGGCCTGATCATGGGCACCCGCTGCGGCGACGTGGACCCGGCGGTCTACGCCTTCCTGGAGCGGTCCCAGGGGCTGACCCTCTCGGAGATCGACTCGATCATGAACAAGCGTTCCGGCCTGCTGGGCATCTGCGGCATGAACGACATGCGCGACATCCACGCGGCCATCGAGAAGGGCGACGAGAAGGCCGCCCTGGCCCTGAACATGGTCACCTACCGCAACCGCCAGTACATCGGCTCCTACATGGCCAGCCTGGGCGGCAAGGTGGACGCCATCGTGTTCACGGCGGGCATCGGCGAGAACGACGACATCGTCCGCGCCAAGACCGTCGAGGGCCTGGAAGCAATGGGCATCAAGCTCGATCCCGCCAAGAACGCGGGCCGCGCCACGGAGCCCAAGGCCGTGCACGCCGCTGACAGCCGCGTGCAGATCTGGGTCATTCCCACCAACGAAGAACTGGAAATCGCGCGCCAGACCCGCGACCTCGTCGCCGGAGCCTGA
- a CDS encoding LutC/YkgG family protein, with protein sequence MSERIELFKEKAKLVSALVSEVASMGEAFEYAMDLCEKKEACQLLMSGCGEAVSDPAKDLCDAKQRKVVAAPNLSEEDFAKLQALCAAKDFDCIREGMRKHLAGIDIGVTVCQGGIAETGSLMLESSDEEVRLATMVAEYHVAVLPKSAIQATSYDLESELAKRLGNGPSYTALITGASRTADIERVLALGVHGPLELHILLLEG encoded by the coding sequence ATGAGCGAACGAATCGAGCTTTTCAAGGAAAAGGCCAAGCTGGTCTCAGCTCTGGTTTCCGAAGTCGCCAGCATGGGCGAGGCGTTTGAATACGCCATGGACCTCTGCGAGAAAAAGGAAGCCTGCCAGCTCCTCATGTCCGGCTGCGGCGAAGCCGTCTCCGACCCGGCCAAGGATCTTTGCGACGCCAAGCAGCGCAAGGTCGTGGCCGCCCCGAATCTCTCGGAAGAGGACTTCGCCAAGCTCCAGGCCCTCTGCGCGGCCAAGGACTTCGACTGCATCCGCGAAGGCATGCGGAAACACCTCGCGGGCATCGACATCGGCGTGACCGTCTGTCAGGGCGGCATCGCCGAGACCGGCTCGCTGATGCTGGAGTCCAGCGACGAGGAAGTCCGCCTGGCGACCATGGTCGCCGAGTACCACGTCGCCGTGCTGCCGAAATCCGCCATCCAGGCCACGTCCTACGACCTGGAGAGCGAACTGGCCAAGCGGCTTGGAAACGGTCCGAGCTACACCGCCCTGATCACGGGCGCGTCGCGCACCGCGGATATCGAGCGCGTCCTCGCGCTGGGCGTGCACGGCCCGCTTGAACTGCACATCCTGCTTCTGGAGGGCTAG
- the ldhH gene encoding L-lactate dehydrogenase (quinone) large subunit LdhH translates to MQSAKDLKEYRAELRESLDNEFLRKTLDTFAVAYRAGRANAFKGIDVKTLIAEIAQSKDEAAARMDELFEEFKKKAEAVGVTVHLAKDGDEANRIIGEIAQKSGCKKIVKSKSMTAEETLLNHHLEDIGLEVTETDLGEWIIQLRHEGPTHMVMPAIHLSRYQVADLFGDVTGKKQESDIEKLVKVARRELRRKYAEADMGISGANFCVAETGTIGIVTNEGNARLVTTLPRVHVALAGLDKLTPTLHDALRVIKALPKNATGQAITSYVTWITGANECKAAPDGKKEMHVVFLDNGRRALAKDPIFKEVLRCVRCGACANVCPVYRLVGGHKMGHIYIGAIGLILTYFFHGRDKARNLVQNCINCGACEDICAGGIHLPRLIKEIHARIQDEEGHPLKSVLLGKVLANRKLFHRLLKAARWAQAPVKEKNGYLRHLPMVFSKEQDFRALPAIADKAFRDLWPHLKPEVANPKHTVALFSGCVQDFVYPDQLAAAMRSFEGRDVAVDFPMDQSCCGLPAQMMGETKAARDVARQNIRAFEEGGAQYVLCSCASCASQLKHAYPKLLEGDKVWEPRARAFAEKVIDYSSFMHDVLKVEPKQFQDKGRKVTYHAPCHLCRGLGVKEAPRELMRTAGLDYQPCNEEEVCCGFGGTFSMKFPELSAQLLSKKLADAEATGAEELLTDCPGCIMQLRGGVEAAGLSIKVRHIAEAVAEQRKK, encoded by the coding sequence ATGCAGAGCGCAAAAGATCTCAAGGAATACCGCGCCGAGCTGCGCGAGTCCCTGGACAACGAGTTTCTCCGCAAGACCCTGGACACCTTTGCGGTGGCCTACCGCGCGGGTCGCGCCAACGCCTTCAAGGGCATCGACGTGAAGACCCTGATCGCGGAGATCGCCCAATCCAAGGACGAGGCCGCGGCCCGCATGGACGAACTCTTCGAGGAGTTCAAGAAGAAGGCCGAGGCCGTGGGCGTCACGGTGCACCTGGCCAAGGACGGCGACGAGGCCAACCGGATCATCGGCGAAATCGCCCAGAAGTCCGGCTGCAAGAAGATCGTCAAGTCCAAGTCCATGACCGCCGAGGAAACCCTGCTCAACCACCATCTCGAAGACATCGGGCTGGAGGTCACCGAGACGGACCTGGGCGAATGGATCATCCAGCTGCGGCACGAAGGGCCGACCCACATGGTCATGCCCGCCATCCACCTTTCCCGCTATCAGGTGGCCGACCTCTTCGGCGACGTCACCGGCAAGAAGCAGGAATCGGACATCGAGAAGCTGGTCAAGGTCGCCCGCCGCGAACTGCGCCGCAAGTACGCCGAAGCCGACATGGGCATCTCCGGCGCGAACTTCTGCGTGGCCGAGACCGGCACCATCGGCATCGTCACCAACGAGGGCAACGCCCGCCTGGTGACCACCCTGCCGCGCGTGCACGTCGCCCTGGCGGGCCTGGACAAGCTGACCCCGACCCTGCACGACGCCCTGCGCGTGATCAAGGCCCTGCCCAAGAACGCCACGGGCCAGGCCATCACTTCCTACGTGACCTGGATCACCGGGGCCAACGAGTGCAAGGCCGCGCCCGACGGCAAGAAGGAAATGCACGTCGTCTTCCTGGACAACGGCCGCCGCGCCCTGGCCAAGGATCCGATCTTCAAGGAAGTGCTGCGCTGCGTGCGCTGCGGCGCCTGCGCCAACGTCTGTCCGGTCTACCGCCTCGTGGGCGGACACAAGATGGGCCACATCTACATCGGCGCCATCGGCCTGATCCTGACCTACTTCTTCCATGGCCGGGACAAGGCCCGCAACCTGGTGCAGAACTGCATCAACTGCGGCGCGTGCGAGGACATCTGCGCGGGCGGCATCCACCTGCCCCGCCTGATCAAGGAAATCCACGCCCGCATCCAGGATGAGGAGGGCCATCCCCTCAAGTCCGTGCTGCTCGGCAAGGTGCTCGCCAACCGCAAGCTCTTCCACCGCCTGCTCAAGGCCGCCCGCTGGGCCCAGGCTCCGGTCAAGGAAAAGAACGGCTACCTGCGCCACCTGCCCATGGTCTTTTCCAAGGAACAGGACTTCCGCGCCCTGCCCGCCATCGCGGACAAGGCCTTCCGCGACCTCTGGCCGCACCTGAAGCCCGAAGTCGCCAACCCCAAGCACACGGTCGCGCTCTTCTCCGGCTGCGTGCAGGACTTCGTCTACCCCGACCAGCTCGCGGCGGCCATGCGTTCCTTCGAGGGACGCGACGTGGCCGTGGACTTCCCCATGGACCAGTCCTGCTGCGGCCTGCCCGCCCAGATGATGGGCGAGACCAAGGCGGCGCGCGACGTGGCCAGGCAGAACATCCGCGCCTTCGAGGAAGGCGGCGCCCAATACGTGCTCTGCTCCTGCGCCTCCTGCGCCTCGCAGCTCAAGCACGCCTACCCCAAGCTGCTCGAAGGCGACAAGGTCTGGGAACCGCGCGCCAGGGCCTTTGCCGAAAAGGTCATCGACTACAGCTCCTTCATGCACGACGTGCTCAAGGTCGAGCCCAAGCAGTTCCAGGACAAGGGCCGCAAGGTCACCTACCACGCGCCCTGCCACCTCTGCCGGGGCCTGGGCGTCAAGGAGGCCCCCCGCGAGCTGATGCGGACCGCCGGCCTTGACTACCAGCCGTGCAATGAGGAAGAAGTGTGTTGCGGCTTCGGCGGAACCTTCTCCATGAAATTCCCGGAGTTGTCCGCCCAGCTGCTGAGCAAGAAGCTGGCCGACGCCGAAGCCACCGGAGCCGAAGAGCTGCTCACGGACTGCCCCGGCTGCATCATGCAGCTGCGCGGCGGCGTGGAGGCCGCAGGACTGTCCATCAAGGTCCGGCACATCGCCGAGGCCGTGGCGGAACAACGCAAGAAATAG